Proteins from one Oscillatoria sp. FACHB-1407 genomic window:
- a CDS encoding efflux RND transporter periplasmic adaptor subunit produces MSMGKTLRSWRVPGVWVWLIPLLLLGAGFIAFRSIMSAPQEAETETVQLPQQVTVAALGRLEPEGEVITVGGPTSDRIAQLEVAEGDFVEQGAILAYLESYEERKAERDYAASQLAEAQTRLRTETQFGRAQIQEAQTRLQQVDRPELFEIESQQATVRQLEAELSLAQTDLGRSQSLYEEGAISRQELDEQITENRRVEEQLNSAKAELVRLEARRSTNLSNARAQVQSQQASLQRSQAQIEVESAARNLQLAEARLDRTIIRAPQDGEVLRILARSGEAISEDGILELGNTRQMFVVAEVYETDVQRVRVGQQATITSRNGAFDQTLTGRVERIGSQIFKNNVLDDDPAANADARIVEVKIRLDNSDVVAQLTNLQVDVRIDVE; encoded by the coding sequence ATGAGTATGGGCAAAACGTTGCGCTCCTGGAGGGTTCCAGGAGTCTGGGTCTGGTTAATTCCCTTACTGTTACTGGGTGCAGGGTTTATCGCATTTCGGTCAATCATGTCGGCTCCACAAGAGGCAGAAACGGAAACCGTACAACTGCCACAGCAAGTCACTGTCGCCGCATTGGGACGGTTGGAGCCGGAAGGGGAAGTGATTACGGTGGGAGGTCCGACAAGCGATCGCATCGCTCAGCTTGAGGTAGCCGAGGGAGATTTTGTCGAGCAGGGTGCCATTCTGGCGTATTTAGAAAGTTATGAAGAGCGCAAAGCCGAACGAGACTATGCCGCGAGTCAGTTAGCGGAGGCGCAAACTCGATTGAGAACAGAAACGCAATTCGGTCGAGCCCAGATCCAGGAGGCACAAACCCGCCTACAGCAAGTCGATCGCCCAGAGTTATTTGAGATTGAATCTCAGCAGGCGACGGTGCGGCAATTGGAAGCCGAATTATCCCTGGCTCAAACCGATCTGGGGCGATCGCAGTCCCTCTACGAAGAAGGGGCGATTTCTCGGCAAGAGTTGGACGAGCAGATCACTGAAAATCGTCGGGTCGAGGAGCAACTTAATAGTGCCAAAGCCGAGTTAGTTCGCCTGGAGGCACGCCGCAGCACTAATTTGAGTAATGCTCGTGCTCAGGTGCAGTCCCAACAAGCCAGTTTGCAGCGATCGCAAGCCCAAATTGAGGTCGAGTCTGCGGCTCGCAACCTGCAACTGGCAGAAGCACGCCTCGATCGCACGATTATTCGTGCCCCTCAAGATGGAGAGGTGCTCCGCATTTTGGCTCGTTCTGGCGAGGCAATCAGCGAAGATGGCATTTTGGAACTGGGCAACACCCGCCAAATGTTTGTGGTAGCAGAAGTTTATGAAACCGATGTGCAACGAGTGCGGGTCGGGCAACAAGCAACGATTACCAGTCGCAATGGGGCGTTTGATCAAACGCTGACTGGGCGGGTCGAGCGGATTGGCAGTCAGATCTTCAAGAACAACGTGCTGGATGATGACCCCGCCGCCAACGCCGATGCCCGTATCGTCGAAGTCAAGATTCGGCTGGACAACAGCGACGTAGTAGCGCAACTGACCAACTTACAGGTTGATGTTCGGATTGATGTGGAGTGA
- the devC gene encoding ABC transporter permease DevC translates to MRTPLALLNLLHEKTRLIVAIAGVAFAVLLIFMNLGFLGALTQTTSEIYSKINADIVMISPQTLEISTSKTFPRDRLYQVAGIDGVEQVMPLYVGYMQWRNPETRLSRALFAFAINPRDPVFSLPELADPATIQALEQRDAVLFDRRSRPEFGPQTVGTTTEVERRQVKIVGTYTLGGGFAADGTLIMSDQNFLRFFEPRQLDRIDLGLIRLQPGVDPDKMVQMIRDRLGNPEDDSLRNQRPNDVLVLTKEQVIQREQTYWVAATSIGFIFGLGVIVSFIVGTVIVYQILYTDIADHLPEYATLKAMGYRSRYLFGVVIQEAVLLAVMGYIPGFLFSTGLYELTTRATSGSLPMAMNFGRTVFVLLLTIAMCIVSGLISVRKVVTADPAEVFS, encoded by the coding sequence ATGAGAACTCCACTTGCCCTACTCAATCTGTTGCACGAAAAAACACGCCTGATCGTCGCGATCGCAGGGGTGGCGTTTGCGGTGCTCCTGATCTTTATGAATCTGGGGTTTTTGGGTGCGCTGACCCAGACCACCAGTGAGATCTATAGCAAGATCAACGCTGACATTGTGATGATCTCGCCGCAAACCTTGGAGATTAGCACCAGCAAGACTTTTCCACGCGATCGCCTGTATCAAGTTGCCGGGATAGATGGAGTCGAACAGGTGATGCCCCTGTATGTGGGCTACATGCAATGGCGCAACCCAGAAACTCGCCTCAGTCGTGCTCTGTTTGCCTTTGCGATTAATCCTCGCGACCCCGTGTTTAGCCTGCCTGAGTTGGCTGATCCAGCCACGATTCAGGCGTTGGAACAGCGAGATGCGGTGTTGTTTGATCGGCGATCGCGCCCAGAGTTTGGTCCTCAAACGGTCGGTACAACGACCGAAGTCGAACGTAGACAGGTCAAAATTGTCGGCACCTACACATTGGGTGGCGGTTTTGCCGCTGATGGCACTCTGATTATGAGTGACCAAAACTTTCTCCGCTTTTTTGAACCTCGACAACTCGACCGAATTGATCTGGGGCTGATTCGGCTGCAACCAGGGGTCGATCCAGACAAGATGGTGCAAATGATTCGCGATCGCCTGGGTAACCCAGAAGATGATTCACTGCGCAATCAACGCCCCAATGACGTGTTAGTTCTCACGAAAGAGCAAGTTATTCAACGCGAGCAAACCTATTGGGTAGCGGCTACCTCGATTGGGTTCATCTTTGGTCTAGGGGTGATCGTCTCCTTCATTGTTGGCACTGTAATTGTCTATCAAATTCTCTACACTGATATTGCCGACCACCTGCCTGAATACGCCACCCTCAAGGCAATGGGCTATCGCAGTCGTTACTTGTTTGGAGTCGTTATTCAAGAAGCCGTACTGTTGGCAGTGATGGGCTACATTCCCGGTTTCCTCTTTTCAACGGGGCTATATGAATTAACGACACGCGCAACCAGCGGCAGTCTTCCCATGGCAATGAACTTTGGACGCACTGTGTTTGTGTTGCTGCTGACCATTGCCATGTGCATTGTGTCGGGTTTAATCTCGGTTCGCAAAGTCGTGACGGCTGATCCGGCGGAGGTGTTCTCATGA
- the devC gene encoding ABC transporter permease DevC, whose product MRRFRRIPLAWLNLTHNRRKLVTSLGGVAFAVLLMFLFSGFQNALYDSQVQLLTRLNADIVLVSKLKYTMFVPESFARRRLYQAQAFDGVVDAYPLYTADADWKNAETRKTRGVRVLAFNPTDPVFLLPEVQEQVDKLLMPDTVMVDLKARAELGPTTPGVQTELAERRVTVVGNYTMGTDFASQNGNVIMSDQNFLRYFADRGPEEDPRSLGTVDIGLIKISPDADANAIAQAMRQRLPKDVVIYTKQEFVNQELTYWRENTQIGFVFTLLTSTSFIVGIILVYQILYTDVADHWAEYATLKAMGYKNIFLLGVVLQEAIILSVLGFIPGFCISSLLYSAATNVTGLLMQMTVNRVLTMFLLTFGMCLVSGMIAVRKVQATDPAEVFG is encoded by the coding sequence ATGAGACGATTTCGCCGGATTCCCCTCGCCTGGTTAAACCTGACCCACAATCGCCGCAAGTTGGTGACATCGTTGGGGGGCGTTGCCTTTGCTGTACTGTTGATGTTCCTCTTTAGTGGCTTTCAAAACGCCCTGTACGACAGTCAGGTACAACTCTTGACCAGGCTTAATGCCGACATCGTGTTGGTGAGCAAACTGAAATACACCATGTTTGTTCCAGAGTCCTTTGCACGCCGACGGCTCTATCAGGCACAGGCATTTGACGGGGTAGTGGATGCTTACCCGTTGTACACCGCTGATGCCGATTGGAAGAATGCTGAAACGCGCAAAACTCGTGGTGTGCGGGTGTTGGCGTTTAATCCTACTGATCCGGTGTTTTTGTTGCCAGAAGTGCAGGAACAGGTGGATAAATTGCTCATGCCCGACACGGTTATGGTGGATTTGAAAGCTCGTGCTGAGTTGGGTCCAACCACACCCGGAGTCCAGACAGAACTGGCAGAACGACGGGTAACGGTAGTGGGCAACTACACGATGGGCACCGATTTTGCCTCCCAAAATGGCAACGTGATCATGAGTGACCAAAACTTTTTGCGCTACTTTGCCGATCGCGGTCCTGAGGAAGACCCCCGTAGTCTGGGTACAGTAGACATCGGGCTGATCAAAATTTCACCCGATGCTGATGCCAATGCGATCGCCCAGGCTATGAGGCAACGATTGCCCAAGGATGTGGTGATCTACACCAAGCAGGAATTTGTCAATCAGGAGTTGACCTATTGGCGCGAGAATACCCAAATCGGGTTTGTGTTTACCCTGCTGACCAGCACCAGCTTTATCGTGGGCATCATTCTGGTCTACCAAATTCTCTATACGGACGTTGCCGATCACTGGGCAGAGTATGCCACCCTCAAAGCAATGGGCTATAAAAACATTTTTCTCCTGGGGGTGGTGTTGCAAGAAGCCATCATTCTGTCGGTATTGGGCTTCATTCCAGGGTTTTGCATTAGCTCGTTGCTTTACAGTGCCGCGACTAACGTAACCGGGTTATTGATGCAGATGACGGTCAATCGGGTGCTCACGATGTTTTTGTTGACGTTTGGCATGTGCCTGGTTTCGGGCATGATTGCCGTGCGGAAGGTGCAAGCCACTGACCCAGCGGAGGTGTTTGGATGA
- a CDS encoding ATP-binding cassette domain-containing protein, producing the protein MIESSKTGAIASADTEFAVRVKNLNYYYGQGDLRKQALFDLTVDFPKGQICIVTGPSGSGKTTFLSLIGALRTLHDGSLKVMGHELVGMGNAELVQVRRNIGFIFQAHNLFESLTAAQNVEMAVELLGGFNNKREQAIAILEKLGLGHRVDYKPNSLSGGQKQRVAIARALVNQPKLILADEPTAALDKQSGRDVVTLMQTLAKEQGCTILMVTHDNRILDVADRILNLVDGYIESDTDTSDYISSHDPKSLDPHMFMM; encoded by the coding sequence ATGATAGAAAGCTCTAAGACTGGTGCGATCGCCTCAGCTGATACCGAGTTTGCCGTTCGGGTAAAAAACCTCAACTACTACTATGGGCAGGGCGATCTGCGAAAACAGGCACTCTTTGACCTGACGGTGGATTTCCCCAAAGGACAGATTTGTATCGTTACTGGACCATCCGGTTCCGGTAAAACAACCTTCCTTAGCCTGATTGGGGCACTGCGTACCCTGCACGACGGTAGCCTCAAAGTTATGGGGCACGAACTGGTGGGTATGGGCAATGCTGAACTGGTGCAGGTACGCCGCAACATTGGCTTTATTTTCCAGGCGCACAACCTGTTTGAATCGTTAACCGCCGCTCAAAACGTTGAGATGGCAGTGGAATTGTTGGGAGGCTTCAACAATAAGCGGGAACAGGCGATCGCCATCCTTGAAAAATTGGGCTTAGGACACCGGGTCGATTACAAACCCAACTCGCTGTCAGGTGGACAAAAACAGCGGGTGGCGATCGCCCGTGCTCTGGTCAACCAGCCCAAACTCATCCTGGCAGACGAACCAACCGCCGCGTTAGACAAACAATCCGGGCGTGACGTGGTGACGCTGATGCAAACACTGGCAAAGGAGCAGGGCTGCACCATTTTGATGGTGACGCACGATAACCGAATCCTGGACGTTGCCGATCGCATTCTCAATCTCGTGGATGGCTACATCGAATCCGATACGGATACCAGTGACTACATTAGTAGCCACGACCCCAAGTCGCTCGATCCCCATATGTTTATGATGTAG
- a CDS encoding glycosyltransferase family 4 protein — protein sequence MRILIYSYNYHPEPIGIAPLMTELAEGLVARGHEVRVITGMPNYPQRRIYDDYRGKWYITEERNGVIVQRSYVWIRPKPGLIARMLLDGSFVVSSLVQALRGWRPDVILLTIPPLPVCVPAALLGAIYSCPLVLNLQDIIPEAAVHVGLITNKKAIKVFEALEKFAYRTAHTISVIADGFTENLIGKGIAADKITCIPNWVDVNFIRPLSKTDNAFRRANQLEGKFIALYSGNIALTQGLETVIEAATHLRHIPEIVFVIVGEEKALKQLEEYCQTCNATNVKLLPFQPREKLPEMLAAADVGLIVQKKNVIGFNMPSKTQVILASGRAIVASVPLTGTAARAVTQSRGGVVVPPEEPKALADAVLDLYQNPDKAETLGQQGRQYAMEHYAFEQALNRYEALFSSITGKPKGTTASKAMGSEPSVVDV from the coding sequence ATGCGTATCCTAATTTATTCCTACAACTATCACCCAGAGCCAATTGGTATTGCCCCGCTCATGACTGAGTTGGCTGAAGGGTTGGTAGCACGAGGTCACGAGGTTCGAGTCATCACGGGGATGCCCAACTACCCACAAAGACGGATCTATGATGACTATCGTGGCAAATGGTACATCACTGAAGAGCGCAACGGTGTGATTGTGCAACGCAGTTACGTATGGATTCGTCCCAAGCCAGGGTTAATTGCCCGGATGTTGCTGGATGGCAGCTTTGTGGTCAGCAGTTTAGTTCAGGCATTACGAGGGTGGCGACCCGATGTGATTCTGTTGACGATTCCTCCATTGCCGGTCTGTGTGCCAGCAGCGTTGCTGGGAGCAATTTACTCCTGCCCTCTGGTGCTCAACTTACAGGACATCATCCCCGAAGCGGCAGTTCACGTAGGGCTGATTACCAACAAAAAAGCTATCAAGGTTTTTGAGGCGTTAGAGAAATTTGCCTATCGTACGGCTCATACGATTAGTGTGATTGCGGATGGCTTTACCGAAAACCTGATAGGCAAGGGAATTGCTGCCGACAAAATAACTTGCATTCCAAACTGGGTGGATGTCAACTTTATTCGCCCCCTCTCCAAAACAGACAACGCTTTTAGACGGGCGAATCAGCTAGAGGGCAAATTCATTGCGCTGTATTCTGGCAACATTGCTCTGACTCAGGGGTTAGAAACGGTCATCGAGGCGGCTACTCACCTGCGTCACATTCCTGAAATTGTCTTTGTCATCGTTGGAGAAGAAAAAGCTCTCAAGCAATTAGAGGAATATTGCCAAACCTGTAATGCCACGAATGTTAAGCTGCTGCCCTTTCAACCCCGCGAAAAGCTGCCTGAGATGCTAGCGGCAGCAGATGTGGGGCTGATTGTGCAGAAAAAGAATGTAATCGGCTTCAACATGCCCTCAAAGACGCAGGTAATTCTGGCGAGTGGTCGGGCGATCGTGGCATCTGTTCCACTGACGGGGACGGCAGCCAGAGCCGTAACCCAAAGCAGGGGTGGGGTAGTGGTGCCGCCGGAAGAACCCAAAGCTCTGGCAGACGCCGTGCTTGACCTGTATCAGAATCCTGATAAGGCTGAGACGTTGGGGCAACAGGGACGGCAATACGCTATGGAGCACTACGCCTTTGAGCAAGCTTTGAATCGGTATGAAGCTTTATTCTCGTCGATTACGGGCAAACCCAAAGGAACGACTGCATCTAAAGCAATGGGGTCTGAACCATCGGTCGTCGATGTTTAA
- a CDS encoding acylphosphatase, with product MTNIKVEHTQNRVRAHAWISGKVQGVGYRASTWDTATLLKLNGWVRNLRDGRVEAVFEGPADVVEEMIQWCHKGPPTASVDTVLVEFESPEGLRGFQVTR from the coding sequence ATGACAAACATTAAGGTAGAACATACCCAAAACCGAGTACGTGCTCACGCCTGGATTTCAGGAAAAGTTCAAGGAGTGGGTTATCGAGCTTCAACCTGGGATACTGCAACCTTGCTCAAGCTGAACGGGTGGGTGCGTAATTTGAGGGACGGACGGGTTGAAGCCGTGTTTGAGGGACCTGCCGATGTGGTGGAGGAGATGATTCAGTGGTGCCACAAGGGACCCCCCACGGCATCGGTTGATACTGTCCTGGTCGAATTTGAATCACCAGAGGGGTTACGAGGCTTTCAAGTCACTCGATAG